From Pseudoalteromonas rubra, one genomic window encodes:
- the yrfG gene encoding GMP/IMP nucleotidase encodes MLNWSKIDTVLLDMDGTLLDLHFDNHFWLDVIPKAHAVKQGLTLEQARADILARYEAVMGQIEWYCLDYWQQQLQLPIMELKREIQHLISVREDVPAFLQALKAAGKELILLTNAHPDSLSLKVERTQFDQYLDKLISTHSYGVSKESQQLWQQVQADLGFDKNRTLFVDDSLTVLAAAREYGIGHLLAIANPDSQQPHNDITDYPAICDYRTLLPIS; translated from the coding sequence ATGTTAAATTGGTCAAAGATCGATACTGTGTTACTGGATATGGACGGCACATTACTCGACCTGCATTTTGATAATCACTTTTGGCTGGACGTGATCCCAAAAGCCCATGCCGTTAAGCAAGGCCTGACACTGGAGCAAGCCCGGGCTGATATCCTCGCGCGCTACGAAGCCGTCATGGGACAAATTGAATGGTATTGCCTCGATTACTGGCAACAGCAACTCCAATTACCCATTATGGAACTCAAGCGCGAAATCCAGCATCTGATTTCTGTTCGCGAAGATGTGCCGGCATTTTTACAAGCACTAAAAGCAGCCGGAAAAGAGCTGATTTTACTCACCAATGCACACCCGGATAGCTTAAGCCTTAAAGTAGAAAGAACGCAGTTTGACCAGTATCTGGACAAATTAATCTCAACGCACAGCTATGGGGTGAGTAAGGAAAGCCAACAGTTATGGCAGCAGGTTCAGGCTGATCTGGGGTTTGATAAAAACCGCACCTTATTTGTCGATGACAGTCTGACGGTGTTGGCCGCCGCTAGAGAATATGGCATCGGGCATTTACTGGCCATTGCGAATCCGGATAGCCAGCAACCTCATAACGACATCACTGATTACCCGGCCATTTGCGACTACCGCACGTTACTACCGATCAGCTGA
- a CDS encoding lipoprotein N-acyltransferase Lnb domain-containing protein → MKQILSCFITAFFLFTSQAVALITAPLERLADSKQWHLLLHLDDKGMPQIEDPQFLLSAESGRFSAKAELDKTLALMNEDLRLAYCQFPARVTLISQATRRTLSSDMAQQCPELQKFLDYVPFDSLTLVFASEVVTSASSMMGHIFFKTEGKNHKGTDVAHSLAYFTEITTFNPLKLLVESTYTGMPGFFSVRPFAKDLVKYRDIEQRSLWQYKLKADPEKLSLLQLHLWELKGKELVYYFQSYNCATMTLELLALLNIDILDEKGSIVSPLDVVKAAKTHQQIDTIHVDASDLWLVHAMSDELTASSLTKMEQLLTSDLSAIEKVSLTPLEKEYLARSLKYLPVSERAQTHVTYLQAEVDQHQLNLMHHKMPTKAPQDSSIDLRFARQRNGHDVIKLGWLPAGHFLQSDNRQYLSESELQMGYTVLAYDFDAQSLSLDELTLYKARSLAASLPAFGQLSSQVYFGYRPQKTQQLDEKSLLELSGLAGKSYQLHRDILGYWLLGGGLTSDVRHTRGYIKAIAGLSADILVDSKFTLELGSTSGAVAESSRSHYLNTSLSWFMTQDSMFNLSFKLERNRDYENHELGVQFVQHY, encoded by the coding sequence ATGAAACAAATATTAAGCTGTTTTATAACAGCTTTTTTTTTATTTACTAGTCAGGCTGTTGCCCTTATCACAGCGCCATTGGAGCGTCTCGCTGATTCAAAACAGTGGCATCTGTTACTTCATCTAGATGACAAGGGTATGCCTCAGATCGAGGACCCACAGTTTTTACTTTCTGCTGAGTCTGGCCGTTTCTCGGCAAAGGCTGAGCTGGATAAAACACTAGCGTTAATGAATGAAGATCTCCGTCTTGCTTATTGCCAGTTTCCTGCACGAGTGACGCTGATATCGCAAGCCACCAGGCGGACACTCTCTTCCGATATGGCACAACAATGCCCTGAATTACAAAAGTTTCTTGATTATGTTCCCTTTGATTCACTGACCCTGGTTTTTGCATCAGAAGTGGTGACGTCTGCATCCAGTATGATGGGGCATATCTTTTTTAAGACCGAAGGCAAAAATCACAAAGGGACGGACGTGGCCCACTCTTTGGCTTATTTCACGGAAATCACTACATTCAACCCACTTAAACTACTGGTTGAGAGTACCTATACGGGAATGCCAGGGTTTTTCTCTGTGCGGCCATTTGCCAAAGATTTGGTGAAGTATCGTGATATTGAACAACGTAGCTTGTGGCAATATAAATTAAAGGCAGATCCTGAAAAGCTATCGTTATTGCAGTTACACTTATGGGAGCTTAAAGGCAAAGAGTTAGTATATTATTTTCAATCGTATAATTGCGCTACGATGACTCTGGAACTATTGGCTCTGCTCAATATTGATATTCTTGATGAAAAAGGCAGCATTGTGTCACCTTTGGATGTCGTTAAGGCAGCTAAAACACATCAGCAAATAGACACAATTCATGTCGATGCATCGGATTTATGGCTCGTACATGCCATGTCCGATGAACTAACTGCCTCGAGTCTGACCAAAATGGAACAGTTGCTTACCAGTGATTTGTCTGCCATAGAAAAGGTGTCATTAACGCCGCTTGAGAAAGAGTATCTGGCGAGATCGCTGAAATACTTGCCTGTTTCCGAGCGTGCACAGACGCATGTTACGTACCTTCAGGCTGAAGTCGATCAGCATCAGCTTAATCTGATGCATCATAAAATGCCGACTAAGGCCCCCCAAGATTCTTCTATTGATCTGCGATTTGCAAGGCAAAGAAACGGTCATGATGTTATCAAACTAGGCTGGTTACCTGCTGGGCATTTTTTGCAAAGTGATAACCGCCAGTACTTGTCGGAATCAGAATTGCAAATGGGCTATACCGTCTTGGCTTATGATTTTGATGCGCAAAGTTTGAGTCTGGATGAGCTGACGCTCTATAAAGCACGATCGTTAGCAGCCTCTTTGCCGGCATTTGGGCAATTGTCTTCACAAGTGTACTTTGGATACCGGCCACAAAAAACGCAACAGCTCGATGAAAAGTCGCTACTGGAGCTCTCTGGTCTTGCTGGCAAATCATATCAGTTACACAGAGATATATTGGGATATTGGTTACTGGGTGGTGGGTTGACATCGGATGTACGTCATACCCGTGGTTATATCAAAGCCATAGCAGGCTTATCGGCGGATATACTGGTAGACAGTAAATTTACGCTAGAGTTGGGGTCGACAAGTGGTGCGGTCGCCGAGTCAAGCCGCAGTCATTACTTAAATACCTCCCTGAGCTGGTTTATGACTCAGGACAGTATGTTTAACTTGTCTTTTAAACTAGAGCGTAATCGTGATTATGAAAACCATGAGTTGGGTGTGCAATTTGTCCAGCATTATTAG
- a CDS encoding SDR family oxidoreductase has protein sequence MSKHVVITGASRGIGLELCRHYVAAGDRVTAVVRRTSDELQSLGVTILDGIDVSITEDVHTLSSALGDQVIDILINNAGIFHNETLQQMDFTTLEQQLMVNAVAPVRVTHALQRNLVAGSKVAMITSRMGSIEDNGSGAYIGYRMSKAALNAAGVSLAHELKPQGVAVALLHPGFVQTQMVNFAGDISATDAAQHLIQRIAELTLETSGGFWHANGDRLPW, from the coding sequence ATGTCAAAACATGTGGTGATCACCGGAGCCAGCCGTGGTATTGGTCTGGAGTTATGCCGACATTATGTAGCAGCGGGTGATCGGGTAACGGCGGTTGTACGTCGAACGTCAGATGAACTGCAGTCCCTGGGTGTCACTATCCTTGATGGCATTGATGTCAGCATCACTGAAGATGTTCACACCTTGTCTTCAGCGCTGGGAGACCAGGTTATTGATATACTGATTAATAATGCTGGCATTTTTCACAATGAAACTCTGCAACAGATGGATTTTACAACATTGGAACAGCAGCTGATGGTCAATGCCGTTGCTCCTGTGCGCGTTACACATGCGTTGCAGCGTAATTTGGTTGCGGGGAGCAAGGTGGCGATGATCACCAGCCGTATGGGCTCCATCGAGGATAACGGATCGGGGGCTTATATTGGCTATCGTATGTCCAAAGCGGCTCTGAACGCGGCAGGGGTGAGTCTGGCACATGAGCTGAAGCCGCAGGGGGTTGCCGTGGCTCTACTTCACCCGGGGTTTGTACAAACGCAGATGGTCAATTTTGCCGGGGATATTTCTGCGACAGACGCCGCACAGCATCTAATCCAGCGTATCGCTGAGTTAACGTTGGAAACCAGTGGGGGATTCTGGCACGCCAATGGCGATCGCTTGCCCTGGTAA
- a CDS encoding peroxiredoxin-like family protein, with product MRSILLAIILSVSQLLSFSLSAAQATNISDHPEKVSPLLPGLTAPALMLQDNNGKAIDLSKLYQDKTTVLVVYRGGWCPYCSRQLAGLQKIEKEIVELDAQVVAVSPDRPQAMSKSNISSPNYRLLSDNQLALTQALGLAYYLDDKTAKAYRDRMGVQFVDLDGKSRVALPVPAVFVIDKAGLIQFQYANPNYKVRLEESVLLAAVRAASNLK from the coding sequence ATGCGATCCATACTTCTTGCGATAATACTCTCAGTCTCGCAATTACTGTCTTTTTCTCTGTCAGCTGCACAAGCCACTAACATCAGTGATCACCCGGAGAAAGTCTCACCGTTACTCCCTGGCCTCACAGCCCCAGCTTTAATGTTGCAGGATAACAACGGCAAAGCCATCGATCTGAGTAAGTTATATCAGGACAAAACTACCGTTTTAGTGGTGTATCGTGGTGGCTGGTGCCCATATTGCTCTCGCCAGTTGGCTGGGCTACAAAAAATTGAAAAGGAGATTGTTGAGCTGGATGCACAGGTAGTTGCGGTTTCACCCGACAGGCCACAAGCAATGAGTAAAAGTAACATCAGTTCACCCAATTACCGGCTACTCTCGGATAACCAGCTTGCTCTAACTCAGGCACTGGGACTAGCATATTACCTCGATGACAAAACGGCTAAAGCCTATCGCGACCGCATGGGGGTGCAGTTTGTCGACCTGGATGGTAAAAGCCGAGTGGCGTTGCCGGTGCCTGCTGTCTTTGTCATTGATAAAGCAGGCCTGATACAGTTTCAGTATGCCAACCCTAATTACAAAGTGCGTCTGGAAGAAAGTGTGCTGCTGGCAGCAGTCCGTGCCGCCAGTAATCTGAAATAA
- a CDS encoding dUTP diphosphatase: MSANSAKLVVMLEMQNAMNTKVHEQWFSQGFEWYRAIWVECAEMLDHYGWKWWKKQTPDTEQVILELVDIFHFGLSLRIDGETTYEALAAQLDSELSQPLYAEDFKATLEVLAASAVADKTFNAAAFAGCMQQIGMSIDDLYRGYVGKNTLNFFRQDHGYKDGSYIKEWHGKEDNEHLVEVVKSLDTEHPDFAKQVYQGLQARYPG, translated from the coding sequence ATGTCTGCAAATAGTGCAAAGCTGGTTGTGATGCTAGAGATGCAAAATGCCATGAATACCAAAGTGCATGAGCAATGGTTCAGCCAGGGGTTTGAATGGTACCGAGCCATCTGGGTTGAGTGTGCAGAAATGTTGGACCACTACGGCTGGAAATGGTGGAAAAAACAAACCCCGGATACTGAGCAAGTGATCCTGGAGTTGGTCGACATTTTCCACTTTGGCCTTTCACTGCGCATTGACGGTGAAACGACTTATGAGGCACTGGCAGCACAGTTGGATAGTGAGTTGTCTCAGCCTTTGTATGCCGAAGATTTTAAGGCAACGCTGGAAGTGCTTGCTGCATCGGCTGTGGCCGATAAAACCTTTAATGCCGCCGCTTTTGCTGGGTGTATGCAGCAGATTGGTATGAGCATCGACGATCTATATCGGGGGTATGTGGGTAAAAACACCCTGAACTTCTTCCGCCAGGATCACGGATACAAAGATGGTAGCTACATCAAAGAGTGGCATGGCAAAGAAGATAATGAGCACCTGGTTGAAGTTGTGAAAAGCCTGGATACAGAACATCCAGACTTTGCTAAGCAGGTATATCAGGGCTTGCAAGCACGCTACCCAGGCTGA
- a CDS encoding fatty acid cis/trans isomerase, translated as MRRSGWILTGLVTFLSGCVALGMNHYDDLFGPQQVQQRIQPQSEPHGAAYLRDIKPILDTRCVVCHGCYDAPCQLKLSSPEGIDRGVSKTRVYDGTRLLAESPTRLLFDAQSTSQWRDKGFTPILNERVQTEYANLNASVLYNSLLLKHTQPFAQQGLLPQHYDFSLDRAQTCPTMDEYPDYAKEQPHAGMPYGLPALTNSEFAQLTQWIKQGSPMSQIAPPNADEQLAVAKWESFLNQDDNKSRLAARYIYEHWYLANAYFDRLDGDAFFKLVRSKTPPGEPIELIATVRPFDDPKVARVYYRLMQVRSTILSKTHMPLALNDDKLARLQTQFIHSDYQVSQLPGYSPKLAANPFKVFAAIPVKSRYQFMLDEAELIVKGFIKGPVCRGQIALNVINDHFWVAFVDPDKNASPAVAQLLTRHDDDLILPAAEQSNVLPLSSWAKYAKRQHDYLEAKTALSNQVFADGKQLNLDLIWQGEGHNQNAALTIFRHFDSATVVKGFIGQAPKTTWVLDYALFERIHYLLVAGFDVYGNIGHQLVTRLYMDFLRLEGEQNFLNLLPLSHRQAIKQHWYRKSHLSLSEFINRKSLLGAPSGIHYHSNDPQAELYDMLKAHLKPVLNEAYDYTAVPPALQPLNTLPVRAINQLPQVSFILAVDSKGEHQPYTLIHHNAHFNISSLLNEEGQRAYEEDTATVVPGFIGDYPEAIWHLPNQAHIDAFVQQLAEVRTESGYRMLKATFGIRRTHPQFWQYSDLLHRIARETRGVEYGLFDYNRLENR; from the coding sequence ATGCGCAGATCGGGCTGGATACTGACTGGCTTAGTTACTTTCTTAAGTGGGTGTGTGGCATTGGGTATGAATCATTACGATGATTTGTTTGGGCCACAGCAGGTACAGCAGCGCATCCAACCACAATCAGAACCGCATGGTGCGGCATATTTGCGCGATATCAAACCGATCCTGGACACCCGGTGTGTGGTGTGCCATGGCTGTTATGATGCGCCTTGTCAGCTTAAACTGAGCTCTCCAGAAGGCATAGATCGGGGGGTAAGTAAAACCCGGGTTTATGATGGCACCCGCTTACTGGCCGAGTCTCCAACCCGTTTACTGTTCGATGCGCAGTCTACATCACAATGGCGCGATAAGGGGTTTACCCCGATTCTCAACGAGCGCGTGCAAACCGAGTATGCTAACCTCAATGCGAGTGTGCTGTATAATAGCTTGCTACTCAAACATACTCAGCCGTTTGCTCAGCAAGGGCTGTTGCCTCAGCACTATGACTTTTCATTAGACAGAGCGCAGACCTGTCCGACAATGGATGAATACCCAGACTATGCCAAAGAGCAGCCGCATGCAGGCATGCCTTATGGGTTACCCGCACTGACAAACAGTGAATTCGCGCAACTCACGCAGTGGATTAAGCAAGGCTCACCAATGAGTCAGATTGCCCCACCCAATGCGGATGAGCAACTGGCCGTTGCAAAGTGGGAAAGTTTCTTAAACCAGGACGACAATAAGTCTCGCCTTGCCGCCCGATATATTTATGAGCACTGGTATCTGGCGAATGCTTATTTTGACCGCCTGGATGGCGACGCCTTTTTTAAGCTTGTGCGTTCTAAGACGCCGCCGGGTGAACCCATTGAACTGATTGCGACGGTCAGGCCATTTGATGATCCCAAAGTCGCACGGGTTTACTACCGCTTGATGCAGGTGCGCAGCACTATCTTGTCTAAAACGCATATGCCGCTGGCATTGAATGACGACAAACTGGCGCGCCTGCAGACGCAGTTTATTCACAGTGACTATCAGGTGTCGCAGTTACCGGGCTACTCGCCTAAACTGGCAGCGAACCCTTTTAAAGTGTTTGCGGCGATCCCTGTGAAGTCACGTTATCAGTTTATGCTCGATGAAGCGGAATTGATCGTCAAAGGCTTTATTAAAGGCCCGGTGTGTCGGGGTCAGATTGCCCTGAACGTGATCAACGACCACTTTTGGGTGGCTTTTGTGGACCCTGACAAAAATGCCTCGCCGGCTGTGGCACAGCTGCTGACTCGTCATGATGATGATCTGATCTTACCGGCAGCAGAGCAGAGCAATGTTTTGCCATTATCCAGCTGGGCGAAATATGCTAAGCGCCAGCATGATTACCTGGAAGCGAAAACGGCTCTGTCTAATCAGGTATTTGCCGATGGCAAGCAACTCAACCTTGACCTGATCTGGCAAGGGGAGGGGCATAATCAGAATGCGGCATTGACCATTTTCCGCCACTTTGACAGCGCCACTGTGGTGAAAGGGTTTATTGGGCAAGCCCCCAAAACCACCTGGGTGCTGGATTATGCGTTGTTTGAGCGGATCCATTATTTACTGGTCGCGGGCTTTGATGTGTATGGGAATATTGGCCATCAGCTGGTGACCCGCTTATATATGGATTTTCTGCGTCTCGAAGGCGAGCAGAACTTTCTGAATTTGCTGCCGCTGAGTCATCGTCAGGCAATTAAACAACATTGGTATCGCAAATCTCATCTGAGCCTCAGTGAGTTTATTAATCGCAAGTCATTACTGGGTGCACCATCTGGGATCCACTATCACAGCAACGACCCACAGGCAGAGCTGTATGACATGTTAAAAGCGCATCTGAAGCCTGTACTGAATGAGGCCTATGATTACACCGCTGTTCCGCCAGCACTGCAACCACTCAATACACTGCCCGTACGCGCGATTAATCAGCTGCCTCAGGTGTCGTTTATTTTGGCTGTCGATAGTAAAGGCGAGCATCAGCCTTATACCCTGATCCACCATAATGCACACTTTAATATTTCGAGCCTGCTAAACGAAGAAGGCCAGCGAGCGTATGAGGAAGATACCGCGACTGTGGTACCTGGGTTTATCGGAGACTACCCGGAAGCAATCTGGCACCTGCCGAATCAGGCGCATATAGACGCTTTTGTGCAACAGCTGGCTGAGGTACGTACCGAGTCGGGTTACCGGATGCTAAAAGCTACGTTTGGGATCCGCAGAACACACCCGCAGTTCTGGCAATACAGTGATTTATTGCACCGTATTGCCCGTGAAACTCGGGGTGTGGAGTATGGTCTGTTTGACTATAACCGACTGGAAAACAGGTAA
- the nudE gene encoding ADP compounds hydrolase NudE, giving the protein MSQKKHPIPPEILASEVVAKSKLFTVESLSLSFSNGEHREYERVRGGGRGAVMIVPISAENELLLVREYCAGTHDYQLGFPKGLIDPGETPIEAGNRELKEEVGFGAHQFCDLKTLSLAPSYFNARMHILVAQDLYPEQLAGDEPEPLVVVKWPMAQWQGLLSQPDFTEARSVAALLLLQQYLTTEA; this is encoded by the coding sequence ATGTCACAGAAAAAGCACCCAATTCCCCCTGAGATACTAGCCTCTGAGGTTGTCGCAAAAAGTAAGCTCTTTACCGTTGAATCATTGTCGCTGTCATTTTCTAATGGTGAGCACCGCGAGTATGAACGTGTTCGTGGCGGTGGAAGGGGGGCTGTAATGATAGTGCCCATATCAGCTGAAAATGAGCTACTATTAGTGAGAGAATATTGCGCGGGGACACATGATTATCAGCTCGGCTTTCCAAAAGGGCTGATTGATCCGGGGGAAACCCCCATTGAGGCAGGAAACCGTGAGTTAAAAGAAGAAGTTGGCTTTGGCGCTCATCAATTTTGTGATTTGAAAACTTTATCATTGGCACCCAGCTACTTTAACGCCAGAATGCATATTTTAGTGGCCCAGGATTTATATCCGGAGCAATTGGCCGGTGATGAACCAGAACCGCTGGTGGTGGTAAAGTGGCCCATGGCGCAATGGCAAGGGTTACTGAGCCAACCTGACTTTACTGAAGCCCGCAGTGTCGCCGCGTTGTTGTTGCTACAACAGTACCTGACAACGGAGGCTTAA
- a CDS encoding VOC family protein — protein sequence MALVSYNRVGAFCWAELCTSNWQEAKAFYMQLFDWGFDDQPIGEGAYYTMLQKQGDDVAAMYQMMPQQKEAGAQSQWLSYIAVENVDEMADRAQALGAEIIAGPHDVPEAGRMVMLQEPADGAHFALWQAKEHPGCRRELEANVPYWFELATRSSQKSRAFYSALLGWQAQDKPMEGMDYVLFSARDTVVAGMLQMSEEWGDDIPAHWMTYFAVMDCDAMADKARTLGGQVCVPPTDIPQVGRFAVITDPQGAVFSIIQSQMHDIEP from the coding sequence ATGGCATTAGTTTCTTATAACCGGGTGGGGGCGTTTTGTTGGGCAGAGCTGTGCACCAGCAATTGGCAGGAGGCGAAAGCCTTTTACATGCAACTTTTTGATTGGGGGTTTGATGACCAACCGATTGGAGAGGGCGCTTATTATACTATGCTGCAAAAGCAGGGGGATGATGTTGCAGCTATGTACCAGATGATGCCGCAACAGAAAGAAGCGGGTGCGCAGAGTCAGTGGCTGAGCTATATCGCGGTTGAGAATGTGGATGAGATGGCAGACAGAGCGCAGGCACTGGGCGCTGAAATCATTGCCGGCCCCCATGATGTGCCTGAAGCGGGCAGAATGGTGATGTTGCAGGAGCCCGCAGATGGGGCCCATTTTGCGCTATGGCAGGCAAAAGAGCACCCGGGGTGTCGCCGTGAGCTGGAAGCAAATGTGCCTTACTGGTTTGAACTGGCGACACGGAGTAGCCAAAAAAGCAGGGCATTTTACAGTGCTTTGCTGGGCTGGCAGGCGCAAGATAAGCCGATGGAAGGTATGGATTATGTGTTGTTCAGCGCACGCGACACGGTTGTGGCGGGCATGTTACAGATGAGCGAAGAGTGGGGAGATGATATCCCTGCACATTGGATGACCTACTTTGCGGTGATGGATTGCGATGCCATGGCCGATAAAGCCCGAACACTGGGAGGGCAAGTGTGTGTCCCGCCGACGGATATCCCTCAGGTTGGTCGTTTTGCCGTGATCACAGATCCCCAGGGGGCTGTTTTTTCAATTATTCAATCTCAAATGCATGACATTGAACCTTAA